A stretch of Amycolatopsis balhimycina FH 1894 DNA encodes these proteins:
- a CDS encoding DUF6292 family protein, whose product MEHVEPDTRTLERGLSEYVGAVAAAVGVPDESMTVEISDTATAYLGLPGRWRDRPDHDVMLVWSERRGWSLAVETDPGDAPVLIAHYGGDDLVPPPGAVARFVAGAVAGHHTGRERPGPATALTRRSLTERLKPYLRRSPRLCPGSSTRSAP is encoded by the coding sequence ATGGAGCACGTCGAACCCGATACCCGCACCCTCGAGCGCGGTCTGAGCGAGTACGTGGGCGCGGTCGCGGCGGCGGTCGGTGTTCCGGACGAGAGCATGACGGTGGAGATCAGCGACACGGCCACCGCCTACCTCGGGCTGCCCGGGCGCTGGCGCGACCGGCCCGACCACGACGTCATGCTGGTCTGGAGCGAACGGCGCGGGTGGTCGCTCGCGGTGGAAACCGACCCCGGCGACGCCCCGGTCCTCATCGCGCACTACGGCGGTGACGACCTCGTGCCGCCGCCGGGCGCGGTCGCGCGGTTCGTCGCCGGCGCCGTCGCTGGGCACCACACCGGCCGGGAGCGTCCTGGCCCCGCGACCGCCCTGACCCGCAGGTCGCTGACCGAGCGGCTGAAGCCCTATCTCCGTCGCTCGCCGCGGCTATGTCCTGGATCTTCGACCCGGTCCGCACCGTGA
- a CDS encoding chemotaxis protein CheB produces the protein MVSSPLKIPGAPGHTAAPVVALVASAGGLGAITSVLSALPADFGFAVVVAQHLGGHGGRLVDILGRRLPLRVEWAADGEALRPGTVTVCPGRTVLELLPDGTLSLAPATGPGSGGVLDVLLASLAGSVGERAVAVVLSGMGHDGLAGARAIKKAGGTVIAQSEQSAEYSSMPRAVSEAGVANLVLDLPEIGPVLWDVAQGGLLPRGAGDRPGADVVFAGTGEVATLARKVDWSQTPLGPVRQWPAQLVTLVRTVLDSPVGMCVLWGPDLLQFYNDAYRLVMGAKHPAGLGQANRECWPEVWHLNEPRYRRALAGEAVSLKDALYPITRHGDTENAWFDLTFSPLRGDGPAPAGVLVTAIETTHEMLGRRRLDLLSTLAGYTRKSASGRAALETFIGALGDDAPDIPFAAGYLTDPTRQRAELVATVGTPAGGPLAPHTALLSWRRPKWPLAELVATGEPVLTTDLAHAFRGVTVGADDEEPGSAMLFPLGETPARAPAGVLILGVSPRLPLDETYRHFLGLVAAQATAALTDAVHRRRQSERIDQLAELDRVKTQFLSTVSHELRTPLTLLLAPLDDLAAPVSELPAHLRDQVDIAARNARRLLGMVETLLDFSQIGAGRLRARSEPTDLAQATEDIASTFRGATDHAGITLEVDCPPLSAPVPVDPEMWEKIVANLLSNAVKFTFTGTITITLRELPQHVQLVVRDTGVGIPEDELAKVFTRFHRAPATRSRTHDGAGIGLALVHELARLLHGRVKVRSTVGEGSEFTVWISRRESRTAEKPGSGRIHRATAVALAEAAEHWDTHTDDTPAPAQPDRARLLVVDDNRDMRDYLTRLLSPNWHVHAVGDAQQTLESARRDPPDLIVADVMMPEMDGLELAHRLRADPALREVPLIMLSARAGEEATVEGLTAGADDYLVKPFAPSELVARVAAQLERRRVREIGDRRFRALVAATFDAVYRMNPDWSEMRGLDGRGFIADTTAPSHSWLDSYIAPDDQPGVLAAIDEAVRTKNVFDAVHRVRRADGTLGWTHSRAVPLFDDNGEVVEWVGTATEVPGPVAEP, from the coding sequence ATGGTGTCATCCCCGCTCAAAATCCCCGGCGCGCCGGGGCACACCGCTGCGCCGGTCGTCGCGCTGGTCGCGTCCGCGGGCGGGCTCGGGGCCATCACCTCCGTGCTCAGCGCGCTGCCCGCCGATTTCGGGTTCGCCGTGGTGGTCGCCCAGCACCTGGGCGGGCACGGCGGGCGGCTGGTCGACATCCTGGGCCGCCGGCTGCCGCTGCGCGTCGAGTGGGCCGCCGACGGAGAGGCGCTGCGGCCGGGCACCGTGACCGTGTGCCCCGGGCGGACGGTGCTCGAGTTGCTGCCGGACGGCACGCTGTCGCTGGCCCCGGCCACCGGTCCCGGTTCCGGCGGCGTGCTCGACGTGTTGCTGGCCTCCCTCGCCGGCTCGGTCGGCGAGCGCGCGGTGGCCGTGGTGCTGTCGGGCATGGGCCACGACGGCCTGGCCGGGGCCCGGGCGATCAAGAAGGCGGGTGGAACCGTCATCGCGCAGAGCGAGCAGTCCGCCGAGTACTCGTCGATGCCGCGGGCCGTGTCCGAAGCGGGCGTGGCGAACCTGGTGCTCGACCTGCCCGAGATCGGGCCGGTGCTGTGGGACGTCGCGCAGGGCGGCCTGCTGCCCCGGGGCGCCGGGGACCGCCCCGGCGCCGACGTCGTGTTCGCCGGGACCGGCGAAGTCGCCACGCTGGCGCGGAAGGTCGACTGGAGCCAGACGCCGCTGGGGCCGGTGCGGCAGTGGCCGGCGCAGCTGGTCACCCTGGTCCGGACGGTGCTCGACAGCCCGGTGGGGATGTGCGTGCTGTGGGGCCCGGATCTGCTGCAATTCTACAACGACGCCTACCGGCTGGTGATGGGTGCCAAGCACCCCGCCGGCCTCGGCCAGGCCAACCGGGAGTGCTGGCCGGAGGTCTGGCACCTCAACGAACCCCGCTACCGGCGGGCGCTGGCGGGGGAAGCCGTCTCGCTCAAGGACGCGCTCTACCCGATCACCCGGCACGGCGACACCGAGAACGCCTGGTTCGACCTGACCTTCAGCCCCCTGCGCGGAGACGGCCCGGCACCGGCGGGCGTGCTGGTCACGGCCATCGAGACGACGCACGAAATGCTCGGCCGTCGCCGCCTCGACCTGCTGAGCACTCTCGCCGGGTACACCAGGAAGTCGGCGTCCGGGCGCGCGGCGCTCGAAACCTTCATTGGGGCGCTCGGCGACGACGCCCCCGACATCCCCTTCGCCGCCGGCTACCTCACCGACCCGACGCGGCAGCGGGCGGAACTCGTGGCCACCGTGGGCACCCCGGCCGGCGGGCCGCTGGCGCCGCACACCGCGTTGCTGTCCTGGCGGCGGCCGAAGTGGCCGCTGGCCGAGCTGGTGGCGACCGGCGAACCCGTCCTCACGACCGATCTGGCACACGCCTTCCGCGGGGTGACCGTCGGCGCGGACGACGAAGAACCCGGGTCCGCGATGCTCTTCCCACTCGGCGAAACCCCCGCCCGCGCACCCGCGGGGGTGCTGATCCTCGGCGTGAGCCCGCGGCTGCCGCTGGACGAGACCTACCGGCACTTCCTCGGCCTGGTCGCCGCCCAGGCCACCGCCGCGCTCACCGACGCGGTACACCGCCGGCGCCAGAGCGAACGGATCGACCAGCTGGCCGAACTCGACCGCGTCAAAACGCAGTTCCTGTCCACCGTCAGCCATGAGCTGCGCACCCCGCTCACCCTGCTGCTCGCTCCCCTCGACGACCTCGCCGCACCCGTGTCGGAGTTGCCCGCCCACCTGCGTGACCAGGTCGACATCGCCGCCCGCAACGCCCGCCGGCTGCTGGGCATGGTCGAAACCCTGCTCGACTTCTCGCAAATCGGGGCGGGCCGCCTGCGGGCCCGGTCCGAACCCACCGACCTCGCCCAGGCCACCGAAGACATCGCCAGCACCTTCCGCGGCGCGACCGACCACGCCGGGATCACCCTGGAGGTCGACTGCCCGCCCCTGAGCGCGCCGGTCCCGGTCGACCCGGAGATGTGGGAGAAGATCGTCGCCAACCTGTTGTCGAACGCCGTGAAGTTCACCTTCACCGGCACGATCACCATCACCTTGCGCGAGCTGCCTCAGCACGTTCAGCTCGTCGTGCGCGACACCGGGGTCGGCATCCCGGAAGACGAGCTGGCCAAGGTGTTCACCCGCTTCCACCGCGCCCCCGCCACCCGCTCGCGCACCCACGACGGCGCCGGCATCGGCCTGGCGCTGGTCCACGAGCTCGCCCGGCTCCTGCACGGCCGGGTCAAGGTGCGCAGCACCGTGGGCGAGGGCAGCGAGTTCACCGTGTGGATCTCGCGCCGGGAGTCCCGGACCGCCGAGAAGCCCGGTTCCGGCCGCATCCACCGCGCCACCGCCGTCGCCCTCGCTGAGGCCGCGGAGCACTGGGACACCCACACCGACGACACACCGGCCCCAGCGCAGCCTGACCGCGCACGGCTGCTGGTCGTCGACGACAACCGCGACATGCGGGACTACCTCACCCGGCTCCTGTCACCGAACTGGCACGTCCACGCCGTCGGCGACGCGCAGCAGACGCTGGAGTCGGCCCGCCGGGACCCGCCCGACCTGATCGTCGCCGACGTCATGATGCCGGAAATGGACGGGCTGGAACTGGCCCACCGCCTGCGGGCCGACCCCGCGCTGCGGGAGGTGCCGCTGATCATGCTCAGCGCCCGTGCCGGCGAGGAAGCCACCGTCGAGGGCCTCACCGCCGGTGCCGACGACTACCTGGTCAAGCCGTTCGCACCCAGCGAGCTGGTCGCCCGCGTCGCCGCCCAGCTCGAACGCCGCCGCGTCCGGGAAATCGGCGACCGCCGGTTCCGCGCCCTCGTCGCGGCCACCTTCGACGCGGTCTACCGGATGAATCCCGATTGGAGCGAGATGCGCGGGCTCGACGGCCGCGGGTTCATCGCCGACACCACCGCCCCCAGCCACTCCTGGCTCGACAGCTACATCGCCCCGGACGACCAGCCCGGCGTGCTCGCCGCGATCGACGAGGCCGTGCGCACCAAGAACGTGTTCGACGCCGTCCACCGCGTCCGCCGCGCCGACGGCACCCTCGGCTGGACCCACTCCCGGGCCGTCCCCCTCTTCGACGACAACGGCGAAGTCGTCGAGTGGGTCGGCACCGCGACCGAAGTCCCCGGTCCGGTGGCTGAGCCCTAA
- a CDS encoding ATP-binding protein — translation MLVTWSTYGQEGWQVLELAGTNPGALTAARRWIEGRLTTLSENDRLDTMMVAEELLENAYQHAGGPDQLRIHHTHDPCKVTVAVADVGAGEPRMRVPDHSGGRGLLVVDQVCAEWGGVPTMTASSSGDASTAMIPTVRSRPGKSADVLPAQPGQKCQPGERLGGAAMKRWGVVEAEHVDRAQQRPALATDRERHSGDEGVGGRIEQHGEPARGAERERSSWLMSAAKRPATARSTSPATAITVDSAVLVAVNNAVGMCADPLRGKRKTSAA, via the coding sequence GTGCTCGTCACCTGGAGTACATACGGTCAGGAAGGCTGGCAGGTCCTGGAGCTGGCCGGCACGAACCCCGGGGCCCTGACCGCCGCCCGTCGATGGATCGAGGGCCGACTGACCACGTTGAGTGAAAACGATCGCCTCGACACGATGATGGTCGCCGAGGAACTGCTGGAGAACGCGTACCAGCACGCTGGTGGACCCGATCAGTTGCGGATCCACCACACGCACGACCCGTGCAAGGTCACGGTCGCGGTCGCCGACGTCGGTGCCGGCGAGCCACGGATGCGCGTTCCCGACCACAGTGGCGGCCGTGGACTGCTGGTGGTCGATCAGGTGTGTGCCGAGTGGGGGGGAGTTCCCACGATGACGGCAAGCTCGTCTGGGGACGCGTCGACTGCGATGATCCCGACAGTTCGTAGCCGGCCTGGGAAATCAGCGGATGTCCTGCCCGCTCAGCCTGGGCAGAAATGCCAGCCAGGCGAGCGCCTCGGCGGTGCTGCGATGAAGAGGTGGGGCGTGGTTGAGGCCGAGCACGTCGATCGGGCGCAGCAACGGCCGGCACTGGCCACAGATCGCGAACGGCACTCCGGCGATGAGGGCGTCGGCGGTCGCATCGAGCAACACGGCGAGCCCGCGCGCGGCGCAGAACGTGAGCGAAGTTCCTGGTTGATGAGCGCGGCGAAGCGGCCGGCGACGGCGAGGTCGACCTCGCCGGCGACCGCGATCACGGTCGACTCGGCTGTCCTGGTCGCGGTGAACAACGCGGTCGGCATGTGCGCCGATCCGTTGCGGGGCAAGAGAAAAACATCGGCGGCATGA
- a CDS encoding ATP-binding protein yields MPTPNSPVGDSGNESISGPAARESDVSDLCHPTAPANPAQLALLREEIAAWAARAGLYPDRIPGLQLAVYEAMANVVVHAYPGQLGTFSLLARSHDQSLTVTVADHGRWQPAARPGLLHGRGLPLIHTLADHATIDNGTEGTTVTMTWSR; encoded by the coding sequence ATGCCCACCCCGAATTCCCCAGTCGGCGATTCCGGCAACGAAAGCATCTCCGGCCCGGCCGCCCGCGAATCGGACGTCTCGGATCTTTGCCATCCCACAGCACCGGCGAACCCGGCGCAGCTCGCCCTCTTGCGCGAGGAGATCGCCGCCTGGGCCGCCCGCGCCGGCCTGTATCCCGATCGGATCCCCGGACTGCAGCTGGCGGTCTACGAGGCCATGGCCAACGTCGTCGTGCACGCCTACCCCGGACAGCTCGGCACCTTCTCGCTGCTCGCCCGCAGCCACGACCAGAGCCTCACCGTGACCGTCGCCGACCACGGCCGGTGGCAACCCGCCGCGCGCCCCGGTCTGCTGCACGGCCGCGGACTCCCGCTCATCCACACGCTGGCCGACCACGCCACGATCGACAACGGAACCGAGGGCACCACTGTCACCATGACCTGGTCTCGGTGA
- a CDS encoding STAS domain-containing protein: protein MSADPGLPDDALRISSNVVEGPGGALVIALHGEVDLLTAPLVSEAVTAAAARHPTTLIIDLTAVTFLDSSGLSILAQAHTAASAGSQVRVVAPADGMPYRAMALTGLDKILTVFPSQTDALPPS from the coding sequence GTGAGTGCAGACCCCGGGCTACCCGACGATGCGTTGCGCATCAGCTCGAACGTCGTCGAAGGCCCCGGCGGGGCACTGGTCATCGCGCTGCACGGCGAAGTCGACCTGCTGACCGCGCCGCTGGTGAGCGAGGCCGTCACCGCCGCGGCCGCCCGGCACCCCACAACGCTGATCATCGATCTGACCGCGGTCACCTTCCTGGACTCCTCCGGGCTGTCGATCCTCGCTCAAGCCCACACGGCGGCGTCCGCGGGCAGCCAGGTCCGCGTGGTGGCCCCCGCCGACGGTATGCCGTATCGGGCCATGGCCCTGACCGGCCTCGACAAGATCCTGACGGTCTTCCCCAGCCAGACCGACGCTCTCCCCCCGTCCTGA
- a CDS encoding Dyp-type peroxidase: protein MDVFRHLKRRPTLDLDDIQATVLRARPEPYFGTHAIIEITDQAAGKELLRRLAPRVPSAARWDEPRPSWLALAISYRGLVALGVPQASLDSFPANFRAGMAGRAERLRDTGPNAPEHWEAPFGGPAVHLAVTVYAANEADRRTEVTGYEQQLRGLPGVKLLSHQDFGANGFNVFGYRDGFSQPVVEGSGAEPLPGDGRPIKAGEFVLGYPSETGHPLAMPAPDVLGRNGTFVVFRKYHSHVAAFNRWLRDNGRTEQERELLAAKLVGRWRSGAPLALSPTGDDPALGEDPRRINDFDYADDPRGLKTPLGSHIRRMNPRDTKLEVLTDVNIRRVVRRSTSFGEPTTALSDDGADRGLDFIALGARAIDNVEFLQSEWVNSGNFVGLGKEKDPLISLQDTGAYFTVPGTPPRRVQGIQSFNTLRGGEYFFMPSLSAIRWLST from the coding sequence GTGGACGTGTTCCGACACCTGAAGAGGCGTCCGACGCTCGACCTGGACGACATCCAGGCGACGGTGCTGCGTGCGCGGCCGGAGCCCTACTTCGGCACGCACGCGATCATCGAGATCACCGACCAGGCCGCGGGCAAGGAGCTGCTGCGGCGCCTGGCCCCGCGCGTGCCCTCCGCGGCCCGCTGGGACGAGCCGCGCCCGTCCTGGCTGGCACTGGCGATCAGCTACCGCGGGCTGGTGGCCTTGGGCGTGCCGCAGGCGTCGCTCGACTCCTTTCCGGCCAACTTCCGCGCCGGCATGGCCGGGCGTGCCGAGCGGCTGCGCGACACCGGTCCGAACGCGCCGGAGCACTGGGAAGCCCCGTTCGGCGGCCCGGCCGTGCACCTGGCCGTCACGGTCTATGCCGCGAACGAGGCCGATCGGCGCACCGAGGTCACGGGCTACGAGCAGCAGCTGCGCGGCCTGCCCGGAGTGAAGCTGTTGTCGCACCAGGACTTCGGCGCGAACGGGTTCAACGTGTTCGGCTACCGGGACGGGTTCTCCCAGCCGGTGGTCGAGGGCAGTGGCGCCGAGCCGCTGCCGGGCGATGGGCGGCCGATCAAGGCGGGCGAGTTCGTGCTCGGCTACCCCAGCGAAACAGGCCACCCACTGGCCATGCCGGCGCCCGACGTGCTCGGCCGCAACGGAACCTTCGTCGTGTTCCGCAAATACCACTCGCACGTGGCCGCGTTCAACCGGTGGTTGCGGGACAACGGGCGGACCGAGCAGGAACGAGAGCTGCTGGCGGCCAAGCTCGTGGGCCGCTGGCGCAGCGGCGCGCCACTGGCGCTCTCGCCCACCGGCGACGACCCGGCACTCGGGGAAGATCCGCGCCGGATCAACGACTTCGACTACGCCGACGACCCGCGCGGACTGAAGACCCCGCTGGGTTCCCACATCCGCCGGATGAACCCGCGCGACACCAAGCTCGAAGTGCTCACCGACGTCAACATCCGGCGCGTCGTGCGGCGCAGCACCTCCTTCGGCGAGCCGACGACGGCGCTGTCCGACGACGGCGCCGATCGCGGGCTGGACTTCATCGCCCTCGGCGCACGCGCGATCGACAACGTCGAGTTCCTGCAGAGCGAATGGGTCAACTCCGGCAACTTCGTCGGCCTCGGCAAAGAAAAAGACCCGCTCATTTCGCTGCAGGACACGGGCGCCTACTTCACCGTGCCCGGCACACCCCCGCGGCGGGTGCAGGGCATCCAGAGCTTCAACACCCTGCGGGGCGGCGAGTACTTCTTCATGCCCAGCCTGTCCGCCATCCGCTGGCTCAGCACCTGA
- a CDS encoding catalase family protein, with the protein MSTYVRYRPDLEQPFPDEEELTRQVVAAMQHANEQVAAKHRHGLRDAHAKSHGILAGELRVHPGLPEHLGQGLFAEARSYPVIVRFSTAPGDLRSDQVPVQRGFAIKVLGVPGARAIDDGFSTQDFLLVNHPTLPFGTIAAYADLQKILEKQPGQSDSQLQLAGLAARTAARVLHRAGRPIPPSVETLAAANNHILGETFHSMAALRYGDYVAKISAAPLSPNVRALTGTPVEKKAGESALRDLVVGFFADNDAEYELRAQLCTDLDTMPVEDASVRWPDDLSPHQVVATLHLPAQDAYSDARRRYADDVLSFNPWHALQAHRPLGSIMRSRRRAYAQSSGFRHGYNGIEQHEPATIAELPA; encoded by the coding sequence ATGTCCACCTACGTCCGCTACCGTCCGGACCTGGAGCAGCCCTTCCCGGACGAGGAGGAGCTCACCCGCCAGGTCGTCGCCGCGATGCAGCACGCCAACGAACAGGTCGCGGCCAAGCACCGGCACGGCCTGCGCGACGCCCACGCCAAGAGCCACGGCATCCTCGCCGGCGAACTGCGGGTGCACCCCGGTCTGCCCGAACACCTCGGTCAAGGCCTGTTCGCCGAAGCGCGCAGCTACCCGGTGATCGTCCGGTTCTCCACCGCGCCCGGTGACCTGCGCTCCGACCAGGTCCCGGTCCAGCGCGGTTTCGCGATCAAGGTCCTCGGGGTGCCCGGTGCCCGCGCGATCGACGACGGGTTCAGCACACAGGATTTCCTGCTCGTCAACCATCCGACCTTGCCGTTCGGCACCATCGCGGCCTACGCCGACCTGCAGAAGATCCTCGAAAAGCAGCCCGGCCAGAGCGACAGCCAGCTGCAGCTCGCCGGTCTGGCCGCCCGCACCGCCGCGCGAGTGCTCCACCGCGCCGGACGGCCGATCCCGCCGAGCGTGGAAACCCTGGCCGCCGCCAACAACCACATCCTCGGCGAGACCTTCCACTCCATGGCCGCGCTGCGCTACGGCGACTACGTCGCCAAGATCTCCGCGGCACCCCTCTCGCCGAACGTCCGTGCGCTCACCGGCACCCCGGTCGAGAAGAAGGCCGGTGAATCGGCGCTGCGCGACCTCGTCGTCGGCTTCTTCGCGGACAACGACGCCGAGTACGAACTCCGCGCCCAGCTGTGCACCGACCTCGACACCATGCCCGTCGAGGACGCCTCCGTGCGATGGCCGGACGATCTGTCGCCGCACCAGGTCGTCGCGACGCTCCACCTGCCGGCCCAGGACGCCTACAGCGACGCCCGCCGCCGCTACGCCGACGACGTCCTCTCGTTCAACCCGTGGCACGCCCTCCAGGCCCACCGCCCGCTCGGCTCCATCATGCGCTCCCGCCGCCGGGCCTACGCCCAGTCCAGCGGCTTCCGCCACGGCTACAACGGGATCGAGCAGCACGAGCCGGCGACCATCGCCGAACTGCCCGCCTGA
- a CDS encoding TetR/AcrR family transcriptional regulator — translation MAASRSGRTEPGTRAERRKASTRQKLIDAARGFLASDTHSTASIQDITDAADVGFGSFYNHFSSKTELFQTAVSEVLEELGLLLDELGSRVDDPAMAFAQSVRLTVRLAVARPEMAQVLVRHGMAYIDADEGLAPRALRDIQAGAASGRFRVGEPRIALATTAGALLAVLHVSLVNPDGVTDAMCDEAAEQLLRMLGVPLDEAREIATAPLPAVDQV, via the coding sequence ATGGCAGCATCTCGATCCGGCCGCACCGAGCCCGGCACTCGCGCTGAACGGCGCAAGGCCAGCACGCGGCAGAAGCTGATCGACGCCGCGCGTGGTTTCCTCGCGAGCGACACGCATTCCACGGCGAGCATCCAGGACATCACCGACGCCGCGGACGTGGGTTTCGGGTCCTTCTACAACCACTTCTCCAGCAAGACCGAACTCTTCCAGACGGCTGTGTCGGAGGTGCTGGAGGAACTCGGGCTGCTGCTGGACGAACTGGGCAGCAGGGTCGACGATCCGGCGATGGCATTCGCGCAGTCGGTGCGATTGACTGTGCGGCTCGCGGTGGCGCGGCCGGAGATGGCCCAGGTGCTGGTGCGGCACGGGATGGCCTACATCGACGCCGACGAAGGTCTCGCTCCGCGTGCCCTGCGCGACATCCAGGCCGGTGCGGCGTCGGGCCGGTTCCGCGTCGGTGAGCCACGGATCGCCCTGGCGACCACCGCCGGCGCGCTGCTGGCCGTGTTGCACGTGTCGCTGGTGAATCCGGACGGCGTCACCGACGCGATGTGCGACGAGGCGGCCGAGCAGCTGCTGCGGATGCTCGGTGTCCCGCTCGACGAAGCGCGCGAGATCGCGACGGCGCCGCTGCCGGCCGTCGACCAGGTCTGA
- a CDS encoding helix-turn-helix domain-containing protein — MTGAPRAAPTAEDPPGKRGSKTRTAAATGLSRPTLYSRLARFEQILGVPPGFGGVPDFCMWP; from the coding sequence ATGACCGGAGCACCGCGCGCTGCTCCCACTGCTGAAGATCCACCTGGAAAGCGGGGCTCGAAGACCCGCACAGCCGCGGCGACGGGCCTGAGCCGCCCGACGCTATACAGCAGGCTGGCGCGATTCGAGCAGATTCTGGGGGTGCCCCCTGGATTCGGCGGAGTCCCGGACTTCTGCATGTGGCCCTGA
- a CDS encoding helix-turn-helix domain-containing protein codes for MTDTAAVARMVRLVREARGWFQRDLATAADISQGFVSKIEQGLLPLTAEYLDKVAAALAVPTDLLLTSGPVGGVETTCLHHRRRSSVMSVNSMRAIEGLTYLTRLSVDGLSVDVDSVPSKHKLRRMPIAGHGAAAAVAAALRAAWDLPEGPVENLVGLLESAGVRIMRRDLGTAAQDAVSTWPAGQPPLILINRDLSPDRERFTLAHEVGHLAMHELPSEDQEKEANEFAGEFLAPASDLEPLLHGLTVRQFPKLAELKMTWKVSMAMLIQRAADLDCISASQFKSFRIRLNQYGWTRYEPGDLPAETPRHIAGLVTAQLDRHGHDIDAVAGQALMLPEPFRRHYMPLVVDELDTTAVRS; via the coding sequence ATGACCGATACGGCTGCCGTAGCGCGCATGGTGCGCCTGGTCCGGGAGGCCAGGGGGTGGTTCCAGCGTGACCTTGCGACGGCCGCCGACATCTCACAGGGTTTCGTCTCCAAGATCGAGCAGGGACTGCTTCCGCTGACGGCCGAGTACCTCGACAAGGTCGCCGCCGCGCTCGCCGTGCCCACTGACCTGCTCCTCACTTCCGGTCCGGTCGGCGGCGTCGAAACCACCTGCCTGCACCATCGGCGCAGATCCAGCGTTATGTCGGTGAACTCCATGCGCGCGATCGAGGGGCTGACGTACCTGACCCGGCTGTCCGTCGACGGCCTGTCGGTTGACGTCGACAGCGTGCCGTCGAAGCACAAGCTGCGCAGAATGCCGATCGCCGGACATGGAGCCGCTGCCGCGGTCGCGGCTGCGTTGCGTGCTGCGTGGGACCTGCCCGAAGGCCCAGTCGAGAACCTGGTCGGTTTGCTCGAGTCCGCCGGCGTGCGGATCATGCGCCGTGATCTCGGCACCGCCGCGCAGGACGCGGTGAGCACGTGGCCCGCTGGGCAGCCGCCTCTCATCCTGATCAACCGGGATCTGTCGCCCGACCGGGAGCGGTTCACTCTGGCGCATGAAGTCGGCCACCTGGCCATGCACGAGCTGCCTTCGGAGGATCAGGAGAAGGAAGCCAACGAGTTCGCCGGCGAGTTCCTCGCCCCCGCGAGCGATCTGGAGCCACTGCTGCACGGCCTGACCGTGCGGCAGTTCCCGAAACTGGCCGAGCTGAAGATGACCTGGAAGGTCTCGATGGCGATGCTGATCCAGCGCGCCGCCGACCTCGACTGCATCTCCGCGAGCCAGTTCAAATCCTTTCGTATCCGGCTCAACCAGTACGGCTGGACACGCTACGAGCCGGGTGACCTCCCCGCCGAGACGCCGCGGCACATCGCCGGGTTGGTCACCGCTCAGCTTGACCGCCACGGGCACGACATCGATGCCGTCGCCGGGCAGGCTCTGATGCTCCCGGAGCCGTTCCGGCGCCACTACATGCCCCTTGTGGTGGACGAACTCGACACCACGGCGGTGCGATCATGA